Sequence from the Panicum virgatum strain AP13 chromosome 5N, P.virgatum_v5, whole genome shotgun sequence genome:
GTTGTGGCAACTTTGATTGCTGCTACTGATCCATTCGTCAAGAAGAAATCAATATCTGACTTGCTTGATTAAGCTCGGGGCTAGTGTGAGATCCATCATGTCACCGTGCAATGCATGTGCTGCTTTTGGCATTCTGCTAAAGTACATGGTGTGATAATAACGTCTTAGTCTTGTAATGAACTACTAGTGTTTGATTGCATTCGGAATCTCCCGTGCTTTACTGAAACTTTTGAATCATAAATTGGATTCACTGCCTTGGAATCCTTCCTGTGTGGTGAGTTAACCCTTCATATTATTTTTGCCCTTTTTGTTGATCCACTAGCAACCAAGATGAGCCTGTGCACATCATTTGCTtgtcaaaattccaaattcgTCCTGCTTAAGCTGAGGTTAGCCGGCGGCTTCTGTAACCTTGAGCCGATTTGTAACGTGATAATGCAGTCTCGTGCACAGTTACTTTGACACTGCTCGTTTACCTGAATCCaatgtactccctctgtttcaaattgtaggttgttttgatgaatctagatacataatttttgtTAGTTATGTATGTAGATATAATGTttgtctagatgcatagcaaaaactatgtatctagatttgtcaaaacgacctacaattataaatggagggagtagagtCTATTTGAATCTCCAAGGTATGGCAGTGGCAGTGCTACTGTGAAGTGTGACAACCAAGAGAATGCTAACATGGCAATGAGGCAGGAAACATTTATAATCTTGATAGGGTTGTCATGGTACAGATACTAGTATGTAGGATACAGCAGCAATGTTAATGCTGGTAATTTGGCTAACACGGTAGCAAAATCTTTACTGAACCTACtgcctttacctttggcaagTTCTCAAGGCCCTAACTCAACTTCTGAAGAAATCCTGAACCATGGAGCTCTTGACGTCCGAACCCAGTGCACCCGGGCGGGGATCCCTGAGCCTGAACACGCTCTCGACCACCGAGACCTCGGTGGCCGTGGTGTCGGAGCCGCAGAATGCCGTCCAGTCGTTGACGGCGATGCCGGCGGAGACGACGTCGCTGCCCCTGTTGATGGTGCCGGCGACCAGGGGCACCTGCAGCAGCGTCGAGAGCTCGTCCAGGTCCTCCACCGACGTCTGCGGGTGAACCTGCATGATTAGCAGGTTTCAGGAGCAGGGATTAGTGATCAGTAAGCAGTTTCAACTCTGCTCGCAGTGACGTCCGATGTGGGAAGCTAGTTTCGACGCGCTTACCAGGCCTCCTTTGTTCGTGAAGGTGCAGTAGCTCCCAACCAGGATGTTCCCTGCGATCGTTTGCCTGAACACTTCCACCCCAAGAACATCTgaaatgacctcctcagtttcCTGTCCCACACAAAATTAGTCAGGCAAGAGCTGATCCCACTGGCCATTCAGATTAATTCTTATATGTGCAATAGCTGCTTCTGCTTGATGATCAGAGTCAGATACATGGAACGTTTAGCGTGAATTCTCAAGTGAAAGAGGGGCTCGCTTGCCTTGTCCAGGTCAGGG
This genomic interval carries:
- the LOC120673529 gene encoding eukaryotic translation initiation factor 6-2-like; this translates as MASRIKFENSCEVGVFARLTNAYCLVPPGASEGFYSVLEAELAGGVPVVRSSVAGTRIVGRLCVGNRRGLLLPHTATDQEVQHLRNSLPDEVVVKCVDERLSALGNCIACNDHVALTHPDLDKETEEVISDVLGVEVFRQTIAGNILVGSYCTFTNKGGLVHPQTSVEDLDELSTLLQVPLVAGTINRGSDVVSAGIAVNDWTAFCGSDTTATEVSVVESVFRLRDPRPGALGSDVKSSMVQDFFRS